One window of the Maylandia zebra isolate NMK-2024a linkage group LG19, Mzebra_GT3a, whole genome shotgun sequence genome contains the following:
- the nkx2.2a gene encoding homeobox protein Nkx-2.2a isoform X1 has translation MSLTNTKTGFSVKDILDLPDTNDEEGSITGAEEDTEGSETTSTTKTTGVLVQSPLENVQNLPLKNPFYDSSDNPYTRWLATTDSIQYSLFLPFLAAVHGLSASSQDSAKSPEPSADDESPDNDKETSSSGGSDSGKKRKRRVLFSKAQTYELERRFRQQRYLSAPEREHLASLIRLTPTQVKIWFQNHRYKMKRARAEKGMEVTHLPSPRRVAVPVLVRDGKPCHTLKAQDLAATFQAGIPFSAYSAQSLQHMQYNAQYSAAATPQFPTAHHLVQTQQWTW, from the exons ATGTCGTTGACCAACACAAAGACGGGCTTTTCTGTAAAGGACATTTTGGACCTTCCTGACACAAATGACGAAGAAGGATCTATCACCGGAGCGGAGGAAGACACAGAGGGATCGGAGACCACTTCCACGACAAAAACCACTGGAGTTTTGGTGCAAAGTCCTCTAGAAAACGTTCAAAATCTGCCTTTAAAGAACCCCTTTTATGACAGTAGTGACAATCCTTACACACGATGGCTTGCAACAACGGACAGTATTCAATATTCAT TGTTTCTCCCGTTTCTTGCCGCAGTGCACGGTCTATCCGCCAGCTCTCAGGACTCCGCCAAGTCCCCGGAGCCTTCTGCGGACGACGAATCGCCGGACAACGACAAGGAAACTTCCAGCAGCGGCGGGAGCGACTCTGGCAAGAAGCGGAAAAGGAGGGTGTTGTTTTCCAAGGCACAGACCTATGAGCTGGAGCGCCGCTTCAGACAGCAGAGGTACCTGTCCGCCCCGGAGAGGGAGCACCTGGCCAGCTTGATCCGCCTCACCCCGACCCAAGTGAAGATCTGGTTCCAGAACCACCGGTATAAGATGAAGAGAGCCCGGGCCGAGAAAGGTATGGAAGTGACCCATCTCCCTTCTCCCAGGCGGGTGGCCGTGCCCGTCTTAGTCAGGGATGGAAAGCCTTGTCACACTCTTAAAGCTCAGGACTTGGCGGCCACTTTTCAGGCCGGGATCCCCTTTTCGGCATATAGTGCCCAGTCACTCCAACACATGCAGTATAACGCGCAGTACAGCGCCGCGGCCACGCCACAATTCCCCACAGCACATCACTTGGTGCAAACGCAACAGTGGACTTGGTGA
- the nkx2.2a gene encoding homeobox protein Nkx-2.2a isoform X2, with amino-acid sequence MSLTNTKTGFSVKDILDLPDTNDEEGSITGAEEDTEGSETTSTTKTTGVLVQSPLENVQNLPLKNPFYDSSDNPYTRWLATTDSIQYSLHGLSASSQDSAKSPEPSADDESPDNDKETSSSGGSDSGKKRKRRVLFSKAQTYELERRFRQQRYLSAPEREHLASLIRLTPTQVKIWFQNHRYKMKRARAEKGMEVTHLPSPRRVAVPVLVRDGKPCHTLKAQDLAATFQAGIPFSAYSAQSLQHMQYNAQYSAAATPQFPTAHHLVQTQQWTW; translated from the exons ATGTCGTTGACCAACACAAAGACGGGCTTTTCTGTAAAGGACATTTTGGACCTTCCTGACACAAATGACGAAGAAGGATCTATCACCGGAGCGGAGGAAGACACAGAGGGATCGGAGACCACTTCCACGACAAAAACCACTGGAGTTTTGGTGCAAAGTCCTCTAGAAAACGTTCAAAATCTGCCTTTAAAGAACCCCTTTTATGACAGTAGTGACAATCCTTACACACGATGGCTTGCAACAACGGACAGTATTCAATATTCAT TGCACGGTCTATCCGCCAGCTCTCAGGACTCCGCCAAGTCCCCGGAGCCTTCTGCGGACGACGAATCGCCGGACAACGACAAGGAAACTTCCAGCAGCGGCGGGAGCGACTCTGGCAAGAAGCGGAAAAGGAGGGTGTTGTTTTCCAAGGCACAGACCTATGAGCTGGAGCGCCGCTTCAGACAGCAGAGGTACCTGTCCGCCCCGGAGAGGGAGCACCTGGCCAGCTTGATCCGCCTCACCCCGACCCAAGTGAAGATCTGGTTCCAGAACCACCGGTATAAGATGAAGAGAGCCCGGGCCGAGAAAGGTATGGAAGTGACCCATCTCCCTTCTCCCAGGCGGGTGGCCGTGCCCGTCTTAGTCAGGGATGGAAAGCCTTGTCACACTCTTAAAGCTCAGGACTTGGCGGCCACTTTTCAGGCCGGGATCCCCTTTTCGGCATATAGTGCCCAGTCACTCCAACACATGCAGTATAACGCGCAGTACAGCGCCGCGGCCACGCCACAATTCCCCACAGCACATCACTTGGTGCAAACGCAACAGTGGACTTGGTGA